The following are encoded together in the Sparus aurata chromosome 1, fSpaAur1.1, whole genome shotgun sequence genome:
- the LOC115570059 gene encoding P2Y purinoceptor 14-like, with translation MSDQGFEELISSVNQSSVTNQTAVDVCVKVDTSVHPFFMVVYSLVFLVGFSLNAFIIKFYFCRAHRQASSSMKVYLKNLAAADFLLCLCLPIRITKYVSNTFTTRLVFCNFGFSAFFLNMYTSILFMGYIAANRYLKIVHGSAAPHILQTVRAAHIISTVTWVFLLALMSSYIIVLFYSLKHLTSASISCKALHSDQLAVLYKIIDTFATIIFLFVLVSLIFFYYNTSRRVSEARQRQPTSSSSKKLAKSHRNMLVLVCVFCFCFVPFHLFRLINIFLRKNCSMRKVSYYLMEVTVMVSALNVCLDPLIYFIFCKAFRARLSGRGGAGNR, from the exons ATGAGTGACCAAGGATTTGAGGAATTGATATCATCTGTCAACCAGTCGTCAGTTACAAACCAGACTGCAGTGGATGTTTGTGTTAAGGTCGACACCTCGGTACACCCCTTCTTCATGGTCGTCTACAGTCTGGTGTTTCTG GTCGGTTTCTCCCTCAATGCCTTCATCATCAAGTTTTACTTCTGCCGAGCTCATCGTCAGGCATCCAGCAGCATGAAAGTTTACCTGAAGAACTTGGCAGCTGCTGActtcctgctctgcctctgtctccccATCCGCATCACAAAATACGTTAGCAACACCTTCACCACCCGCCTGGTCTTCTGCAACTTTGGCTTCTCTGCCTTCTTCCTCAACATGTACACCAGCATCCTGTTCATGGGATACATCGCTGCTAACAG GTATCTGAAGATCGTCCATGGATCTGCAGCACCTCACATCCTGCAGACGGTGCGTGCTGCACATATCATCTCCACTGTCACCTGGGTTTTCCTCCTGGCCCTGATGAGCAGCTACATCATCGTGTTATTCTACAGCCTAAAACACTTGACCTCTGCCTCAATTAGCTGTAAAGCACTTCACAGTGACCAGCTTGCTGTGCTCTACAAAATCATTGACACTTTCGCCACCATCATCTTCCTGTTTGTCCTGGTCTCCTTGATCTTCTTCTATTATAACACCTCCCGCAGAGTGTCAGAGGCGCGGCAGAGGCAGCCGACGTCCTCCAGCTCCAAGAAGCTTGCaaagtcacacagaaacatgttggtgctggtctgtgtcttctgcttctgcttcgTCCCTTTCCACTTGTTTCGCCTTATCAACATATTCCTTCGGAAGAATTGTTCTATGAGGAAGGTTTCTTATTACCTGATGGAGGTGACCGTCATGGTTTCAGCTCTGAACGTCTGCCTGGACCCGCTCATCTACTTCATCTTCTGCAAGGCGTTCAGGGCCCGGCTGAGTGGGAGAGGGGGGGCTGGAAACAGATAA
- the LOC115570119 gene encoding microfibril-associated glycoprotein 4-like, with product MMMMQVTFLVAVLVLAASAQSDPQFYLPIDCDDIHRHDNVTSSGVYTIYPGGPAMPLNVYCDMDTDGGRWTVFQRRMDGTESFFRPWSHYKTGFGNVAGEYWLGLENIFLLSVRKKNELRVDMEDWEGGKASAQYSSFSIDSENAGYQLHLGSFTGGAAGDSLTNHNNMKFTTFDKDQDQWDKNCAQYYLGGFWYNNCHTVNPTGMYAPHGTIAFENAQIVWHLWKGWNYSLKTTAMKIRSVSACSCTH from the exons atgatgatgatgcag GTGACGTTTTTGGTAGCGGTGCTGGTTCTTGCAGCCTCGGCTCAGTCCGACCCACAGTTCTACCTGCCCATCGACTGTGATGACATCCATCGCCATGACAACGTCACCTCCAGCGGGGTGTACACCATCTATCCGGGAGGCCCCGCCATGCCCCTGAATGTCTACTGTGACATGGACACGGATGGAGGAAGATGGACT gTGTTTCAGAGGAGGATGGATGGGACTGAGAGTTTCTTCAGGCCCTGGAGTCACTATAAGACTGGATTTGGGAATGTGGCTGGTGAATACTGGCTCG GCCTGGAAAACATCTTCCTGTTGTCTGTGAGGAAGAAGAATGAGCTGCGGGTCGACATGGAGGActgggagggagggaaggcGTCGGCCCAGTACTCCTCCTTCTCAATCGATAGCGAGAATGCCGGGTATCAGCTTCACCTGGGCAGCTTCACCGGCGGAGCAGCAG GGGACAGTTTGACGAACCACAACAACATGAAGTTCACAACCTTTGACAAAGACCAGGACCAGTGGGACAAAAACTGTGCTCAGTATTATCTCGGTGGATTCTGGTACAACAACTGCCACACGGTGAACCCCACCGGCATGTACGCGCCACACGGCACCATCGCATTTGAAAACGCCCAGATTGTTTGGCATCTGTGGAAAGGCTGGAACTACTCCCTCAAGACGACCGCCATGAAGATCCGATCAGTTTCTGCGTGTTCATGCACACATTGA